The following proteins are co-located in the Callithrix jacchus isolate 240 chromosome 10, calJac240_pri, whole genome shotgun sequence genome:
- the CARNS1 gene encoding carnosine synthase 1 isoform X4 produces MCPRAYSAQDPPFLPSQLSLDPSGPEWDCPLGSKDLEEEGPWGGDSGLPPTGCFPGSWRQDVGLDYKGSPEGAEARAWTVYYYSLLQSCLQQAGLPETQDRSQVPCTGCPGAEVTLCVLGSPSTFLPVLLEGGVQSPGNMLLCLSPAWLMKVPAPGQPGEAALLVSKAVSFHPGGLTFLDDFVPPRRATYFLAGLGLGPGRGREAAELARDLTCPTGASAELARLLEDRLLTRQLLAQQGCVAVPATLAFTYKPLGLLLGGDASPGLRLVELSGKEGQEMLVKEEVETFLHSEALGDVLQVAVKLSGWRWRGRQAFRLYSRAELGTVVDTVLALLEKLEEEESVLVEAVYPPVRLPCSDGPALGPGLAVRICAVVCRTQGDRPLLSKVVCGVGRGDRPVRHHNSLPRTLEGALAQCGLGDAAQVAAVRQRVKAAAEAALGAVLALEAGLSAEQRGGRRAHTDFLGVDFALTAAGGALTPVALELNSGLCLEACGALEGLWAAPRLGPAADDAAAAPLVETMLRRSARCLMEGKHLLVVGAGGVSKKFVWEAARDYGLQLHLVESDPNHFASQLVQTFIHFDMTEHQRDEENARLLAELVRARGLKLDGCFSYWDDCLVLTALLCQELGLPCCPPAAMRLAKHKSRTQLHLLCHHGPPWPAPSLHAVPCCPLESEADVERAVHQVPLPGVMKLEFGAGAVGTRLVKDAPQCYEHFSQITRDLQGEADHPGIGLGWGNAMLLMEFVEGTEHDVDLVLFGGRLLAAFVSDNGPTRLPGFTETAACMPTGLAPEQEVQMVQAAFRCCLGCGLLDGVFNVELKLTGAGPRLIEINPRMGGFYLRDWILELYGVDLLLAAAMVACGLRPALPTHPRARGHLVGVMCLVSQHLQALSSTASREALQALHDRGVLRLNLLEEALVPGKYEEPYCSVACAGPSPTEARLRLLGLCQGLGIDGPNYPVAHFLSHFK; encoded by the exons ATGTGTCCGAGGGCCTACTCTGCCCAAGACCCACCATTTCTGCCGTCTCAGCTCTCCCTGGATCCATCAGGTCCTGAGTGGGATTGCCCACTGGGCTCCAAGGACCTGGAGGAAGAGGGCCCCTGGGGAGGGGACTCTGGCCTGCCACCCACAGGCTGCTTCCCTGGCTCCTGGCGCCAGGACGTGGGCCTGGACTACAAGGGCTCCCCCGAGGGGGCCGAGGCCCGGGCCTGGACTGTCTACTACTACAGCCTCCTGCAGAGCTGTCTGCAGCAAGCTGGCCTTCCGGAGACCCAGGACCGCAGCCAGGTGCCCTGCACAG GCTGCCCTGGGGCGGAGGTGACCTTGTGCGTTCTGGGCTCCCCCAGCACCTTTCTGCCTGTGCTGCTGGAAGGTGGGGTCCAGAGCCCGG GAAACATGCTCCTTTGCCTGTCTCCTGCTTGGCTGATGAAGGTACCGGCACCCGGGCAGCCGGGAGAGGCAGCCCTGCTGGTCTCCAAGGCTGTGAGCTTCCACCCGGGGGGCCTGACATTCCTGGATGACTTTGTCCCCCCGCGCCGTGCCACCTACTTTCTGgctggcctggggctggggcctggccGGGGCCGAGAGGCAGCAGAACTCGCCCGTGACCTGACCTGCCCCACAGGAGCTTCAGCTGAGCTGGCCCGGCTGCTGGAGGACCGGCTGCTGACAAGGCAGTTGCTGGCCCAGCAGGGCTGTGTAGCTGTGCCAGCGACCCTGGCTTTCACCTACAAGCCGTTGGGGCTGCTTCTGGGAGGGGATGCCAGCCCAGGACTACGGCTGGTGGAGCTGAGTGGCAAGGAGGGCCAAGAGATGCTGGTGAAAGAGGAAGTGGAGACTTTTCTGCACTCCGAGGCCCTGGGTGATGTGCTGCAG GTGGCTGTGAAGCTCAGTGGCTGGCGCTGGCGGGGGCGGCAGGCATTTCGTCTGTACTCTAGGGcagagctgggtacagtggtggaCACGGTGCTGGCACTGCTGgagaagctggaggaggaggagagtgtCTTAGTGGAGGCTGTGTACCCACCTGTCCGGCTGCCCTGCTCAG ATGGTCCTGCACTCGGCCCTGGGCTGGCCGTGCGAATCTGTGCTGTGGTCTGTCGGACACAGGGTGACAGGCCACTGCTGAGCAAG GTGGTGTGCGGCGTGGGCCGCGGGGACCGGCCTGTGCGGCACCACAACTCCCTACCGAGGACGCTGGAGGGGGCGCTGGCCCAGTGCGGCCTGGGCGACGCGGCGCAGGTGGCCGCCGTGCGGCAGCGCGTCAAGGCGGCGGCCGAGGCCGCGCTGGGTGCCGTGCTGGCCCTGGAGGCCGGCCTGAGTGCGGAGCAGCGCGGCGGGCGCCGGGCGCACACGGACTTCCTGG GTGTGGACTTCGCGCTGACCGCGGCCGGCGGCGCGCTGACCCCAGTAGCCCTGGAGCTGAACAGCGGCCTGTGCCTGGAGGCGTGCGGCGCGCTCGAGGGGCTGTGGGCCGCGCCGCGGCTGGGGCCGGCGGCTGACGACGCGGCCGCCGCGCCGCTGGTGGAGACCATGCTCCGGCGGTCGGCGCGCTGCCTCATGGAGGGAAAGCACCTGCTGGTGGTCGGCGCCGGCGGCGTCAGCAAAAAGTTTGTGTGGGAAGCGGCGCGCGACTACGGGCTCCAG CTGCATCTCGTGGAGTCAGACCCCAACCACTTTGCATCCCAGTTGGTGCAGACCTTCATCCACTTTGACATGACCGAGCACCAGAGGGACGAGGAGAATGCTCGGCTGCTGGCAGAGCTGGTGCGGGCTCGCGGCCTGAAGCTAGACGGCTGCTTCTCCTACTGGGATGACTGCCTGGTGCTCACAGCCCTGCTCTGCCAGGAGCTgggtctgccctgctgccccCCAGCTGCCATGCGCCTGGCTAAGCACAAGAGCCGCACCCAGCTGCATCTGTTGTGCCACCACGGCCCACCCTGGCCCGCGCCCTCCCTCCATGCTGTGCCCTGCTGCCCACTAGAGAGCGAGGCTGATGTGGAGAGGGCCGTGCACCAGGTACCCCTGCCAGGTGTCATGAAGCTGGAGTTCGGGGCAGGCGCTGTGGGTACGCGGCTGGTAAAGGATGCGCCACAGTGCTATGAGCACTTTTCCCAGATTACCCGAGACTTGCAGGGCGAGGCTGACCACCCAGGcattgggctgggctggggcaatGCCATGCTGCTAATGGAGTTTGTGGAGGGCACCGAGCACGACGTGGACCTGGTGTTGTTTGGTGGGCGGCTGCTGGCCGCTTTTGTCTCTGACAATGGCCCCACGAGGCTGCCTGGCTTCACTGAGACGGCGGCCTGCATGCCCACTGGGCTGGCACCAGAGCAGGAGGTGCAGATGGTGCAGGCAGCCTTCCGCTGTTGCCTGGGCTGTGGGCTGCTTGATGGGGTCTTCAATGTGGAGCTCAAGCTGACAGGGGCTGGGCCTCGGCTCATCGAGATCAACCCCCGCATGGGCGGCTTCTACCTGCGTGATTGGATCCTGGAGCTCTATGGCGTGGACCTGCTGCTGGCTGCTGCTATGGTGGCTTGTGGCCTGCGTCCCGCCCTGCCCACCCACCCACGTGCTCGTGGCCACCTAGTGGGCGTGATGTGTCTGGTGTCCCAGCACCTGCAAGCCCTGAGTTCCACCGCCAGCCGTGAGGCCCTGCAGGCCCTGCATGACCGTGGCGTGCTACGACTCAATCTGCTAGAGGAGGCCCTGGTGCCTGGCAAGTATGAGGAGCCCTACTGCAGCGTGGCCTGTGCGGGGCCCAGCCCCACTGAAGCCCGCCTCCGCCTGCTGGGCCTCTGCCAGGGCCTGGGCATCGATGGGCCCAACTACCCTGTTGCCCACTTCCTGTCTCACTTCAAATAG
- the CARNS1 gene encoding carnosine synthase 1 isoform X2, translated as MLLCLSPAWLMKVPAPGQPGEAALLVSKAVSFHPGGLTFLDDFVPPRRATYFLAGLGLGPGRGREAAELARDLTCPTGASAELARLLEDRLLTRQLLAQQGCVAVPATLAFTYKPLGLLLGGDASPGLRLVELSGKEGQEMLVKEEVETFLHSEALGDVLQVAVKLSGWRWRGRQAFRLYSRAELGTVVDTVLALLEKLEEEESVLVEAVYPPVRLPCSDGPALGPGLAVRICAVVCRTQGDRPLLSKVVCGVGRGDRPVRHHNSLPRTLEGALAQCGLGDAAQVAAVRQRVKAAAEAALGAVLALEAGLSAEQRGGRRAHTDFLGVDFALTAAGGALTPVALELNSGLCLEACGALEGLWAAPRLGPAADDAAAAPLVETMLRRSARCLMEGKHLLVVGAGGVSKKFVWEAARDYGLQLHLVESDPNHFASQLVQTFIHFDMTEHQRDEENARLLAELVRARGLKLDGCFSYWDDCLVLTALLCQELGLPCCPPAAMRLAKHKSRTQLHLLCHHGPPWPAPSLHAVPCCPLESEADVERAVHQVPLPGVMKLEFGAGAVGTRLVKDAPQCYEHFSQITRDLQGEADHPGIGLGWGNAMLLMEFVEGTEHDVDLVLFGGRLLAAFVSDNGPTRLPGFTETAACMPTGLAPEQEVQMVQAAFRCCLGCGLLDGVFNVELKLTGAGPRLIEINPRMGGFYLRDWILELYGVDLLLAAAMVACGLRPALPTHPRARGHLVGVMCLVSQHLQALSSTASREALQALHDRGVLRLNLLEEALVPGKYEEPYCSVACAGPSPTEARLRLLGLCQGLGIDGPNYPVAHFLSHFK; from the exons ATGCTCCTTTGCCTGTCTCCTGCTTGGCTGATGAAGGTACCGGCACCCGGGCAGCCGGGAGAGGCAGCCCTGCTGGTCTCCAAGGCTGTGAGCTTCCACCCGGGGGGCCTGACATTCCTGGATGACTTTGTCCCCCCGCGCCGTGCCACCTACTTTCTGgctggcctggggctggggcctggccGGGGCCGAGAGGCAGCAGAACTCGCCCGTGACCTGACCTGCCCCACAGGAGCTTCAGCTGAGCTGGCCCGGCTGCTGGAGGACCGGCTGCTGACAAGGCAGTTGCTGGCCCAGCAGGGCTGTGTAGCTGTGCCAGCGACCCTGGCTTTCACCTACAAGCCGTTGGGGCTGCTTCTGGGAGGGGATGCCAGCCCAGGACTACGGCTGGTGGAGCTGAGTGGCAAGGAGGGCCAAGAGATGCTGGTGAAAGAGGAAGTGGAGACTTTTCTGCACTCCGAGGCCCTGGGTGATGTGCTGCAG GTGGCTGTGAAGCTCAGTGGCTGGCGCTGGCGGGGGCGGCAGGCATTTCGTCTGTACTCTAGGGcagagctgggtacagtggtggaCACGGTGCTGGCACTGCTGgagaagctggaggaggaggagagtgtCTTAGTGGAGGCTGTGTACCCACCTGTCCGGCTGCCCTGCTCAG ATGGTCCTGCACTCGGCCCTGGGCTGGCCGTGCGAATCTGTGCTGTGGTCTGTCGGACACAGGGTGACAGGCCACTGCTGAGCAAG GTGGTGTGCGGCGTGGGCCGCGGGGACCGGCCTGTGCGGCACCACAACTCCCTACCGAGGACGCTGGAGGGGGCGCTGGCCCAGTGCGGCCTGGGCGACGCGGCGCAGGTGGCCGCCGTGCGGCAGCGCGTCAAGGCGGCGGCCGAGGCCGCGCTGGGTGCCGTGCTGGCCCTGGAGGCCGGCCTGAGTGCGGAGCAGCGCGGCGGGCGCCGGGCGCACACGGACTTCCTGG GTGTGGACTTCGCGCTGACCGCGGCCGGCGGCGCGCTGACCCCAGTAGCCCTGGAGCTGAACAGCGGCCTGTGCCTGGAGGCGTGCGGCGCGCTCGAGGGGCTGTGGGCCGCGCCGCGGCTGGGGCCGGCGGCTGACGACGCGGCCGCCGCGCCGCTGGTGGAGACCATGCTCCGGCGGTCGGCGCGCTGCCTCATGGAGGGAAAGCACCTGCTGGTGGTCGGCGCCGGCGGCGTCAGCAAAAAGTTTGTGTGGGAAGCGGCGCGCGACTACGGGCTCCAG CTGCATCTCGTGGAGTCAGACCCCAACCACTTTGCATCCCAGTTGGTGCAGACCTTCATCCACTTTGACATGACCGAGCACCAGAGGGACGAGGAGAATGCTCGGCTGCTGGCAGAGCTGGTGCGGGCTCGCGGCCTGAAGCTAGACGGCTGCTTCTCCTACTGGGATGACTGCCTGGTGCTCACAGCCCTGCTCTGCCAGGAGCTgggtctgccctgctgccccCCAGCTGCCATGCGCCTGGCTAAGCACAAGAGCCGCACCCAGCTGCATCTGTTGTGCCACCACGGCCCACCCTGGCCCGCGCCCTCCCTCCATGCTGTGCCCTGCTGCCCACTAGAGAGCGAGGCTGATGTGGAGAGGGCCGTGCACCAGGTACCCCTGCCAGGTGTCATGAAGCTGGAGTTCGGGGCAGGCGCTGTGGGTACGCGGCTGGTAAAGGATGCGCCACAGTGCTATGAGCACTTTTCCCAGATTACCCGAGACTTGCAGGGCGAGGCTGACCACCCAGGcattgggctgggctggggcaatGCCATGCTGCTAATGGAGTTTGTGGAGGGCACCGAGCACGACGTGGACCTGGTGTTGTTTGGTGGGCGGCTGCTGGCCGCTTTTGTCTCTGACAATGGCCCCACGAGGCTGCCTGGCTTCACTGAGACGGCGGCCTGCATGCCCACTGGGCTGGCACCAGAGCAGGAGGTGCAGATGGTGCAGGCAGCCTTCCGCTGTTGCCTGGGCTGTGGGCTGCTTGATGGGGTCTTCAATGTGGAGCTCAAGCTGACAGGGGCTGGGCCTCGGCTCATCGAGATCAACCCCCGCATGGGCGGCTTCTACCTGCGTGATTGGATCCTGGAGCTCTATGGCGTGGACCTGCTGCTGGCTGCTGCTATGGTGGCTTGTGGCCTGCGTCCCGCCCTGCCCACCCACCCACGTGCTCGTGGCCACCTAGTGGGCGTGATGTGTCTGGTGTCCCAGCACCTGCAAGCCCTGAGTTCCACCGCCAGCCGTGAGGCCCTGCAGGCCCTGCATGACCGTGGCGTGCTACGACTCAATCTGCTAGAGGAGGCCCTGGTGCCTGGCAAGTATGAGGAGCCCTACTGCAGCGTGGCCTGTGCGGGGCCCAGCCCCACTGAAGCCCGCCTCCGCCTGCTGGGCCTCTGCCAGGGCCTGGGCATCGATGGGCCCAACTACCCTGTTGCCCACTTCCTGTCTCACTTCAAATAG
- the CARNS1 gene encoding carnosine synthase 1 isoform X7, which produces MLLCLSPAWLMKVPAPGQPGEAALLVSKAVSFHPGGLTFLDDFVPPRRATYFLAGLGLGPGRGREAAELARDLTCPTGASAELARLLEDRLLTRQLLAQQGCVAVPATLAFTYKPLGLLLGGDASPGLRLVELSGKEGQEMLVKEEVETFLHSEALGDVLQGRAGYSGGHGAGTAGEAGGGGECLSGGCVPTCPAALLRPSCLPPDGPALGPGLAVRICAVVCRTQGDRPLLSKVVCGVGRGDRPVRHHNSLPRTLEGALAQCGLGDAAQVAAVRQRVKAAAEAALGAVLALEAGLSAEQRGGRRAHTDFLGVDFALTAAGGALTPVALELNSGLCLEACGALEGLWAAPRLGPAADDAAAAPLVETMLRRSARCLMEGKHLLVVGAGGVSKKFVWEAARDYGLQLHLVESDPNHFASQLVQTFIHFDMTEHQRDEENARLLAELVRARGLKLDGCFSYWDDCLVLTALLCQELGLPCCPPAAMRLAKHKSRTQLHLLCHHGPPWPAPSLHAVPCCPLESEADVERAVHQVPLPGVMKLEFGAGAVGTRLVKDAPQCYEHFSQITRDLQGEADHPGIGLGWGNAMLLMEFVEGTEHDVDLVLFGGRLLAAFVSDNGPTRLPGFTETAACMPTGLAPEQEVQMVQAAFRCCLGCGLLDGVFNVELKLTGAGPRLIEINPRMGGFYLRDWILELYGVDLLLAAAMVACGLRPALPTHPRARGHLVGVMCLVSQHLQALSSTASREALQALHDRGVLRLNLLEEALVPGKYEEPYCSVACAGPSPTEARLRLLGLCQGLGIDGPNYPVAHFLSHFK; this is translated from the exons ATGCTCCTTTGCCTGTCTCCTGCTTGGCTGATGAAGGTACCGGCACCCGGGCAGCCGGGAGAGGCAGCCCTGCTGGTCTCCAAGGCTGTGAGCTTCCACCCGGGGGGCCTGACATTCCTGGATGACTTTGTCCCCCCGCGCCGTGCCACCTACTTTCTGgctggcctggggctggggcctggccGGGGCCGAGAGGCAGCAGAACTCGCCCGTGACCTGACCTGCCCCACAGGAGCTTCAGCTGAGCTGGCCCGGCTGCTGGAGGACCGGCTGCTGACAAGGCAGTTGCTGGCCCAGCAGGGCTGTGTAGCTGTGCCAGCGACCCTGGCTTTCACCTACAAGCCGTTGGGGCTGCTTCTGGGAGGGGATGCCAGCCCAGGACTACGGCTGGTGGAGCTGAGTGGCAAGGAGGGCCAAGAGATGCTGGTGAAAGAGGAAGTGGAGACTTTTCTGCACTCCGAGGCCCTGGGTGATGTGCTGCAG GGcagagctgggtacagtggtggaCACGGTGCTGGCACTGCTGgagaagctggaggaggaggagagtgtCTTAGTGGAGGCTGTGTACCCACCTGTCCGGCTGCCCTGCTCAG ACCTTCTTGTCTTCCCCCAGATGGTCCTGCACTCGGCCCTGGGCTGGCCGTGCGAATCTGTGCTGTGGTCTGTCGGACACAGGGTGACAGGCCACTGCTGAGCAAG GTGGTGTGCGGCGTGGGCCGCGGGGACCGGCCTGTGCGGCACCACAACTCCCTACCGAGGACGCTGGAGGGGGCGCTGGCCCAGTGCGGCCTGGGCGACGCGGCGCAGGTGGCCGCCGTGCGGCAGCGCGTCAAGGCGGCGGCCGAGGCCGCGCTGGGTGCCGTGCTGGCCCTGGAGGCCGGCCTGAGTGCGGAGCAGCGCGGCGGGCGCCGGGCGCACACGGACTTCCTGG GTGTGGACTTCGCGCTGACCGCGGCCGGCGGCGCGCTGACCCCAGTAGCCCTGGAGCTGAACAGCGGCCTGTGCCTGGAGGCGTGCGGCGCGCTCGAGGGGCTGTGGGCCGCGCCGCGGCTGGGGCCGGCGGCTGACGACGCGGCCGCCGCGCCGCTGGTGGAGACCATGCTCCGGCGGTCGGCGCGCTGCCTCATGGAGGGAAAGCACCTGCTGGTGGTCGGCGCCGGCGGCGTCAGCAAAAAGTTTGTGTGGGAAGCGGCGCGCGACTACGGGCTCCAG CTGCATCTCGTGGAGTCAGACCCCAACCACTTTGCATCCCAGTTGGTGCAGACCTTCATCCACTTTGACATGACCGAGCACCAGAGGGACGAGGAGAATGCTCGGCTGCTGGCAGAGCTGGTGCGGGCTCGCGGCCTGAAGCTAGACGGCTGCTTCTCCTACTGGGATGACTGCCTGGTGCTCACAGCCCTGCTCTGCCAGGAGCTgggtctgccctgctgccccCCAGCTGCCATGCGCCTGGCTAAGCACAAGAGCCGCACCCAGCTGCATCTGTTGTGCCACCACGGCCCACCCTGGCCCGCGCCCTCCCTCCATGCTGTGCCCTGCTGCCCACTAGAGAGCGAGGCTGATGTGGAGAGGGCCGTGCACCAGGTACCCCTGCCAGGTGTCATGAAGCTGGAGTTCGGGGCAGGCGCTGTGGGTACGCGGCTGGTAAAGGATGCGCCACAGTGCTATGAGCACTTTTCCCAGATTACCCGAGACTTGCAGGGCGAGGCTGACCACCCAGGcattgggctgggctggggcaatGCCATGCTGCTAATGGAGTTTGTGGAGGGCACCGAGCACGACGTGGACCTGGTGTTGTTTGGTGGGCGGCTGCTGGCCGCTTTTGTCTCTGACAATGGCCCCACGAGGCTGCCTGGCTTCACTGAGACGGCGGCCTGCATGCCCACTGGGCTGGCACCAGAGCAGGAGGTGCAGATGGTGCAGGCAGCCTTCCGCTGTTGCCTGGGCTGTGGGCTGCTTGATGGGGTCTTCAATGTGGAGCTCAAGCTGACAGGGGCTGGGCCTCGGCTCATCGAGATCAACCCCCGCATGGGCGGCTTCTACCTGCGTGATTGGATCCTGGAGCTCTATGGCGTGGACCTGCTGCTGGCTGCTGCTATGGTGGCTTGTGGCCTGCGTCCCGCCCTGCCCACCCACCCACGTGCTCGTGGCCACCTAGTGGGCGTGATGTGTCTGGTGTCCCAGCACCTGCAAGCCCTGAGTTCCACCGCCAGCCGTGAGGCCCTGCAGGCCCTGCATGACCGTGGCGTGCTACGACTCAATCTGCTAGAGGAGGCCCTGGTGCCTGGCAAGTATGAGGAGCCCTACTGCAGCGTGGCCTGTGCGGGGCCCAGCCCCACTGAAGCCCGCCTCCGCCTGCTGGGCCTCTGCCAGGGCCTGGGCATCGATGGGCCCAACTACCCTGTTGCCCACTTCCTGTCTCACTTCAAATAG
- the CARNS1 gene encoding carnosine synthase 1 isoform X6 — MLLCLSPAWLMKVPAPGQPGEAALLVSKAVSFHPGGLTFLDDFVPPRRATYFLAGLGLGPGRGREAAELARDLTCPTGASAELARLLEDRLLTRQLLAQQGCVAVPATLAFTYKPLGLLLGGDASPGLRLVELSGKEGQEMLVKEEVETFLHSEALGDVLQVAVKLSGWRWRGRQAFRLYSRAELGTVVDTVLALLEKLEEEESVLVEAVYPPVRLPCSDGPALGPGLAVRICAVVCRTQGDRPLLSKVVCGVGRGDRPVRHHNSLPRTLEGALAQCGLGDAAQVAAVRQRVKAAAEAALGAVLALEAGLSAEQRGGRRAHTDFLGVDFALTAAGGALTPVALELNSGLCLEACGALEGLWAAPRLGPAADDAAAAPLVETMLRRSARCLMEGKHLLVVGAGGVSKKFVWEAARDYGLQLHLVESDPNHFASQLVQTFIHFDMTEHQRDEENARLLAELVRARGLKLDGCFSYWDDCLVLTALLCQELGLPCCPPAAMRLAKHKSRTQLHLLCHHGPPWPAPSLHAVPCCPLESEADVERAVHQVPLPGVMKLEFGAGAVGTRLVKDAPQCYEHFSQITRDLQGEADHPGIGLGWGNAMLLMEFVEGTEHDVDLVLFGGRLLAAFVSDNGPTRLPGFTETAACMPTGLAPEQEVQMVQAAFRCCLGCGLLDGVFNVELKLTGAGPRLIEINPRMGGFYLRDWILELYGVDLLLAAAMVACGLRPALPTHPRARGHLVGVMCLVSQHLQALSSTASREALQALHDRGVLRLNLLEEALVPG, encoded by the exons ATGCTCCTTTGCCTGTCTCCTGCTTGGCTGATGAAGGTACCGGCACCCGGGCAGCCGGGAGAGGCAGCCCTGCTGGTCTCCAAGGCTGTGAGCTTCCACCCGGGGGGCCTGACATTCCTGGATGACTTTGTCCCCCCGCGCCGTGCCACCTACTTTCTGgctggcctggggctggggcctggccGGGGCCGAGAGGCAGCAGAACTCGCCCGTGACCTGACCTGCCCCACAGGAGCTTCAGCTGAGCTGGCCCGGCTGCTGGAGGACCGGCTGCTGACAAGGCAGTTGCTGGCCCAGCAGGGCTGTGTAGCTGTGCCAGCGACCCTGGCTTTCACCTACAAGCCGTTGGGGCTGCTTCTGGGAGGGGATGCCAGCCCAGGACTACGGCTGGTGGAGCTGAGTGGCAAGGAGGGCCAAGAGATGCTGGTGAAAGAGGAAGTGGAGACTTTTCTGCACTCCGAGGCCCTGGGTGATGTGCTGCAG GTGGCTGTGAAGCTCAGTGGCTGGCGCTGGCGGGGGCGGCAGGCATTTCGTCTGTACTCTAGGGcagagctgggtacagtggtggaCACGGTGCTGGCACTGCTGgagaagctggaggaggaggagagtgtCTTAGTGGAGGCTGTGTACCCACCTGTCCGGCTGCCCTGCTCAG ATGGTCCTGCACTCGGCCCTGGGCTGGCCGTGCGAATCTGTGCTGTGGTCTGTCGGACACAGGGTGACAGGCCACTGCTGAGCAAG GTGGTGTGCGGCGTGGGCCGCGGGGACCGGCCTGTGCGGCACCACAACTCCCTACCGAGGACGCTGGAGGGGGCGCTGGCCCAGTGCGGCCTGGGCGACGCGGCGCAGGTGGCCGCCGTGCGGCAGCGCGTCAAGGCGGCGGCCGAGGCCGCGCTGGGTGCCGTGCTGGCCCTGGAGGCCGGCCTGAGTGCGGAGCAGCGCGGCGGGCGCCGGGCGCACACGGACTTCCTGG GTGTGGACTTCGCGCTGACCGCGGCCGGCGGCGCGCTGACCCCAGTAGCCCTGGAGCTGAACAGCGGCCTGTGCCTGGAGGCGTGCGGCGCGCTCGAGGGGCTGTGGGCCGCGCCGCGGCTGGGGCCGGCGGCTGACGACGCGGCCGCCGCGCCGCTGGTGGAGACCATGCTCCGGCGGTCGGCGCGCTGCCTCATGGAGGGAAAGCACCTGCTGGTGGTCGGCGCCGGCGGCGTCAGCAAAAAGTTTGTGTGGGAAGCGGCGCGCGACTACGGGCTCCAG CTGCATCTCGTGGAGTCAGACCCCAACCACTTTGCATCCCAGTTGGTGCAGACCTTCATCCACTTTGACATGACCGAGCACCAGAGGGACGAGGAGAATGCTCGGCTGCTGGCAGAGCTGGTGCGGGCTCGCGGCCTGAAGCTAGACGGCTGCTTCTCCTACTGGGATGACTGCCTGGTGCTCACAGCCCTGCTCTGCCAGGAGCTgggtctgccctgctgccccCCAGCTGCCATGCGCCTGGCTAAGCACAAGAGCCGCACCCAGCTGCATCTGTTGTGCCACCACGGCCCACCCTGGCCCGCGCCCTCCCTCCATGCTGTGCCCTGCTGCCCACTAGAGAGCGAGGCTGATGTGGAGAGGGCCGTGCACCAGGTACCCCTGCCAGGTGTCATGAAGCTGGAGTTCGGGGCAGGCGCTGTGGGTACGCGGCTGGTAAAGGATGCGCCACAGTGCTATGAGCACTTTTCCCAGATTACCCGAGACTTGCAGGGCGAGGCTGACCACCCAGGcattgggctgggctggggcaatGCCATGCTGCTAATGGAGTTTGTGGAGGGCACCGAGCACGACGTGGACCTGGTGTTGTTTGGTGGGCGGCTGCTGGCCGCTTTTGTCTCTGACAATGGCCCCACGAGGCTGCCTGGCTTCACTGAGACGGCGGCCTGCATGCCCACTGGGCTGGCACCAGAGCAGGAGGTGCAGATGGTGCAGGCAGCCTTCCGCTGTTGCCTGGGCTGTGGGCTGCTTGATGGGGTCTTCAATGTGGAGCTCAAGCTGACAGGGGCTGGGCCTCGGCTCATCGAGATCAACCCCCGCATGGGCGGCTTCTACCTGCGTGATTGGATCCTGGAGCTCTATGGCGTGGACCTGCTGCTGGCTGCTGCTATGGTGGCTTGTGGCCTGCGTCCCGCCCTGCCCACCCACCCACGTGCTCGTGGCCACCTAGTGGGCGTGATGTGTCTGGTGTCCCAGCACCTGCAAGCCCTGAGTTCCACCGCCAGCCGTGAGGCCCTGCAGGCCCTGCATGACCGTGGCGTGCTACGACTCAATCTGCTAGAGGAGGCCCTGGTGCCTG GATAG